A single window of Zea mays cultivar B73 chromosome 10, Zm-B73-REFERENCE-NAM-5.0, whole genome shotgun sequence DNA harbors:
- the LOC100284728 gene encoding Actin-related protein 6 has product MTGGSGVVVIDNGGGLLKAGFGGDNDPIAVVPNCMAKPPGGNASSKKWLVADQLQAEDVDVTGMTLKRPIDRGYLINTEVQRDVWERVLRNLLQVDPTNSSLLLVEPMFNPPAIQHATDELVFEEFGFNSLYVADGPSLVHLYEASRQPMMFRAQCSLVVDCGFSFTHASPVLQNFTLNYGVRRMDLGGKALTNYLKELVSYRSLNVMDETLLIDDAKEKLCFVSLDVPGDLHLARLSFKDNPFRCSYILPDGITYKKGFVKDMDEALRYRTLPQVSDSKDHGMDTNKSEDRKKAELSQNEFVLTNERFLVPEMLFHPIDLGINQAGLAECIVRAVQACHPYLQPVLFESIILTGGSTLFPRFTERLERELRPLVPDDYKVKITRQENPIFGVWRGGSILASSPDFESMCITKSEYEEMGSARCRRRFFH; this is encoded by the exons ATGACGGGTGGATCGGGTGTGGTGGTGATAGACAATGGGGGTGGTCTTCTCAAGGCTGGCTTTGGGGGGGACAATGATCCAATTGCTGTTGTCCCCAACTGTATGGCCAAACCCCCTGGTGGCAATGCCAGCTCGAAGAAATGGCTTGTGGCTGACCAGCTGCAGGCAGAAGATGTCGATGTGACTGGCATGACTTTGAAGCGTCCTATTGACCGTGGCTATCTTATCAATACCGAGGTGCAGAGGGATGTGTGGGAACGGGTTTTGCGCAATCTTCTCCAGGTTGATCCTACTAACTCGTCCTTGTTACTGGTGGAACCCATGTTTAACCCTCCAGCGATACAGCATGCAACTGATGAGCTAGTGTTCGAGGAGTTTGGCTTCAACTCGCTTTATGTTGCAGATGGTCCTTCCCTTGTCCACCTTTATGAGGCTAGCCGACAACCAATGATGTTTCGTGCCCAATGCAGCCTTGTTGTTGACTGTGGCTTCTCTTTCACCCATGCATCCCCTGTACTTCAGAACTTTACTCTTAATTATGGTGTTCGGCGTATGGACCTTGGCGGCAAGGCCCTTACAAACTATCTCAAGGAGCTCGTCTCATACCGTTCCCTTAATGTTATGGATGAAACTCTCCTCATTGATGATGCAAAGGAAAAGCTATGTTTTGTCTCGCTTGATGTCCCTGGTGATCTACACCTTGCCAG GTTATCATTTAAGGATAACCCTTTTAGATGTTCTTATATTCTCCCTGATGGTATAACATACAAGAAAGGGTTTGTCAAGGATATGGATGAAGCACTTAGATATCGCACCCTGCCTCAAGTATCAGATAGCAAAGACCATGGTATGGATACAAATAAGTCCGAGGATCGGAAAAAGGCAGAATTAAGTCAAAAT GAATTTGTCTTGACAAACGAGAGGTTCCTTGTCCCAGAGATGCTTTTTCATCCCATTGATCTTG GCATAAATCAAGCTGGGCTTGCTGAGTGTATAGTTCGTGCTGTACAAGCTTGCCATCCATATCTTCAACCTGTGCTTTTTGAGAG CATCATCTTGACAGGTGGAAGCACACTGTTCCCCAGATTCACCGAAAGATT GGAGAGGGAACTTCGGCCTCTTGTCCCTGACGACTACAAGGTTAAGATAACTCGTCAAGAGAA CCCAATTTTTGGTGTCTGGAGAGGCGGATCTATTCTAGCATCAAGTCCTGATTTCGAATCAATGTGCATAACGAAGTCTGAGTACGAGGAGATGGGATCAGCACGGTGCCGACGAAGGTTTTTTCACTGA